The following are encoded in a window of Variovorax paradoxus genomic DNA:
- the ntrC gene encoding nitrogen regulation protein NR(I), translated as MKPIWIVDDDQSIRFVLEKALLREDMPTRSFTNTREVLAALEQAEGDEQQGPQVLVSDIRMPGGSGLDLLDKIKAKHPGLPVIIMTAFSDLDSAVSAFQGGAFEYLPKPFDLPRAVELIRRAVDESQREEVSEERMVAAPEMLGQAPAMQDVFRAIGRLSQSNVTVLITGESGSGKELVARALHKHSPRANGPFVAINTAAIPKDLLESELFGHERGAFTGAQTMRRGRFEQAEGGTLFLDEIGDMPFDLQTRLLRVLSDGHFYRVGGHNSVKANVRVIAATHQDLEQRVKLGGFREDLFHRLNVIRLRLPALRERGEDVPALTRHFLQQSARQLGVEPKRISDAALAKLATFGFPGNVRQLENICHWLTVMAPAQLIESKDLPPEVMAVSGADVHAAVAEVAAPVQAVAAAPLAVVERDASVPAVAVPEVVPGAPAGPSAWESGLEAEAQALLAAGRTDVWDVLTRRFESRLILTALANTRGRRIEAAQKLGIGRNTITRKIQELGIE; from the coding sequence ATGAAGCCGATCTGGATAGTTGATGACGACCAATCGATACGCTTCGTGCTCGAGAAGGCACTGCTGCGCGAAGACATGCCCACGCGCAGCTTCACGAACACACGCGAAGTGCTGGCCGCACTCGAACAGGCCGAGGGCGACGAGCAGCAGGGCCCGCAAGTCCTGGTGAGCGACATCCGCATGCCGGGCGGCTCGGGGCTCGACCTGCTCGACAAGATCAAGGCCAAGCACCCCGGCCTGCCGGTCATCATCATGACCGCCTTCTCCGACCTCGACAGCGCGGTCTCGGCCTTCCAGGGCGGCGCCTTCGAGTACCTGCCCAAGCCCTTCGACCTGCCGCGCGCCGTGGAACTCATCCGCCGCGCCGTCGACGAAAGCCAGCGCGAGGAAGTGTCCGAAGAGCGCATGGTCGCCGCCCCCGAGATGCTCGGCCAGGCGCCCGCGATGCAGGACGTGTTCCGCGCCATCGGCCGGCTCTCGCAGAGCAACGTCACGGTGCTCATCACCGGCGAATCGGGCTCGGGCAAAGAACTCGTGGCGCGTGCGCTGCACAAGCACTCGCCACGCGCCAACGGTCCCTTCGTGGCGATCAACACCGCCGCCATTCCCAAAGACCTGCTCGAGAGCGAACTCTTCGGCCACGAGCGCGGCGCCTTCACCGGCGCGCAGACCATGCGCCGCGGCCGCTTCGAGCAGGCCGAGGGCGGCACGCTGTTCCTCGACGAAATCGGCGACATGCCCTTCGACCTGCAGACACGCCTGCTGCGCGTGCTCAGCGACGGCCATTTCTACCGCGTGGGCGGCCACAACTCGGTCAAGGCCAACGTGCGCGTCATCGCCGCCACCCACCAGGACCTCGAGCAGCGCGTGAAGCTCGGCGGTTTCCGCGAAGACCTGTTTCACCGCCTCAACGTGATCCGCCTGCGCCTGCCCGCGCTGCGCGAACGCGGTGAAGACGTGCCCGCGCTCACAAGGCACTTCCTGCAGCAGAGCGCGCGCCAGCTGGGCGTCGAGCCCAAGCGCATCTCCGACGCCGCGCTCGCCAAGCTCGCGACCTTCGGCTTCCCGGGCAACGTGCGCCAGCTGGAGAACATCTGCCACTGGCTGACCGTGATGGCGCCCGCGCAGCTGATCGAGTCGAAGGACCTGCCGCCCGAAGTGATGGCGGTCAGTGGGGCGGACGTGCATGCGGCCGTGGCCGAGGTTGCGGCGCCCGTGCAGGCTGTTGCGGCGGCGCCGTTGGCTGTTGTCGAGCGCGACGCGTCAGTGCCGGCTGTGGCCGTCCCCGAGGTGGTGCCAGGCGCACCCGCCGGCCCCAGCGCCTGGGAAAGCGGCCTCGAAGCCGAAGCTCAGGCCCTGCTCGCCGCAGGCCGCACCGACGTGTGGGACGTGCTCACGCGCCGCTTCGAATCGCGGCTGATCCTCACCGCGCTGGCCAACACGCGCGGCCGGCGCATCGAGGCGGCCCAGAAGCTGGGCATCGGGCGCAACACCATCACCCGGAAAATCCAGGAACTCGGTATCGAATGA
- the glnL gene encoding nitrogen regulation protein NR(II) has product MVFGKKATGATPRFRAFDLLSTLIAVVNSDGSVLFANAGLEDALGTSRRTLEGSQFGACFHEPQVLRTALDGASSNDFATLRYEAFLRRVNHELMPVQVTLAHGDKKGELIIEMSPLEQQVRQDREERLIDQAQANKELIRNLAHEIKNPLGGIRGAAQLLQMEVESRDLIEYTQVIIHEADRLQTLVDRLLAPHRRPHVVGDVNIHEVCERVRSVILAEFSRDLHIERDFDVSIPEFRGDREQLIQATLNIAHNAAQALAERRAAGDAQITFKTRVARQVIFNKQWYRLALELHVIDNGPGVPDTIKDRIFYPLVSGREGGTGLGLTLAQTFVQQHHGVIECDSVPGRTDFKILIPLP; this is encoded by the coding sequence ATGGTGTTCGGGAAGAAGGCGACTGGCGCCACTCCGCGCTTTCGCGCCTTCGACCTCTTGTCCACGCTGATCGCGGTGGTCAACAGCGACGGCTCGGTGCTGTTTGCCAACGCAGGCCTCGAGGATGCACTGGGCACCTCGCGGCGCACGCTCGAGGGCTCGCAGTTCGGTGCCTGTTTCCATGAGCCGCAGGTGCTGCGCACGGCGCTCGACGGTGCCAGCAGCAACGACTTCGCCACGCTGCGCTACGAGGCCTTTCTGCGGCGTGTGAACCACGAGCTGATGCCCGTGCAGGTCACGCTGGCGCACGGCGACAAGAAGGGCGAGCTCATCATCGAGATGTCGCCGCTGGAGCAGCAGGTGCGCCAGGACCGCGAAGAGCGCCTCATCGATCAGGCGCAGGCCAACAAGGAACTCATCCGCAACCTCGCGCACGAGATCAAGAACCCGCTGGGCGGCATCCGCGGCGCGGCGCAGTTGCTGCAGATGGAGGTCGAGTCGCGCGACCTCATCGAATACACCCAGGTCATCATCCATGAGGCCGACCGGCTGCAGACGCTGGTCGACCGGCTGCTGGCGCCGCACCGTCGCCCGCACGTGGTGGGCGACGTGAACATCCACGAGGTGTGCGAGCGCGTGCGCTCGGTCATCCTGGCGGAGTTCTCACGCGACCTGCACATCGAGCGCGATTTCGACGTCTCCATTCCCGAGTTCCGCGGCGACCGCGAGCAGCTCATCCAGGCCACGCTCAACATCGCGCACAACGCGGCGCAGGCCCTGGCCGAGCGCCGCGCGGCGGGCGATGCGCAGATCACTTTCAAGACGCGCGTTGCCCGACAAGTGATCTTCAACAAGCAGTGGTATCGATTGGCACTGGAATTGCATGTCATCGACAATGGACCGGGTGTGCCGGACACGATCAAGGACCGCATCTTCTATCCGCTCGTTTCGGGCAGGGAAGGCGGAACCGGGCTGGGGTTGACGCTTGCACAGACTTTTGTGCAGCAGCATCACGGCGTGATCGAGTGCGACAGCGTCCCGGGCCGAACCGATTTCAAGATATTGATTCCGCTGCCCTAG